DNA sequence from the Thunnus albacares chromosome 22, fThuAlb1.1, whole genome shotgun sequence genome:
ACAGTTTCATCTGCCATGACTATAGTCTTTCGCTAGGATTTTATTTGCCACAGTTGAGCTCAATTGGTCACGTGGTTCCAATAGGTTCGTCACAGCAATTAGCGGGAAACATTTGCATCAGATGAGACATATTAGCCCATATAAATTCAGAGGAAGGTGACTGGTTCCTATAAGTATTCAAGGGTATGGGCCTTAGCAGGTCCCCAGTCAAATGTCAAATATCATATCATTTTAGTGTAATGTATTCtaacataaaatatttcatcCAAAGcactattatcattatcattctCAAATCTGTCTTGATAGCATAGCATAATGGCTGCAGAACAATTAGCAGCATTGTAGTACAGTTCAGTTCATTCTGTGTTGCAGGACACCACCGTGGTTTACAGGTTAAGACACCAACTTACTTGTGATTATTCCATCCACAGATGCATTCATATGTCTCACACACTTTCTGTTCATGCCAGGCTGGCAcctcatactgtatatgttggtGCAATAGAGagtgtgttattttttcatttttaacatttattttggcCCATGTCCTAATAAGaaagtaaaattaataaattttctctttcagtttACATATTGGTGACATTATTCTCTGTTATACTCTTAGATAGATAGTTCTGCAGAGAATGTATCCAACTCTGTCCTTTCTATATCCTGAATAAACTCCTCTTAAAGGAATTCCAGGCTCAGTAGCAGTCATGGTCATGTGTTGCCTTTATcctttttgaaatattttctttgaaaCAAATCAATTTGGCACAGATCTGAGCTTTATCTTTCAGCTCCAAACAAAAGAACTAAAGTTTTACTTATTATGTTCCTGAATGTAATATGAACTGAATATTCTGCCAAAAATTTTAGCAAAACTGAAATGTCCCATTTATATGAGCAGTCCAACTAAATTCTGAGCCATTAAATAGGCACAAATTAAAACTTTCAATAAATAtatagagtaaaaaaaaatgaaattttcaAGAAATAGGAACATCATTCTTTCGAACAGCCTTAGGATCAATAAATCCAAACACATCCTCTTCAGTCCCATAGCATCAGATGTCCGAACTTATGTTTGGAGGTGTTTTAAGCACTTTTCTCAGTTTGGTCTGGTGTGTCAGGGTCAGAGTCCGAGTCTgaatcttcctcctctttttcctgaATGGCTGTTCCGTCCTGGGTGACGGCCACCGCTCCTTTCCTCTGAGGCAGGATGGTGAAGAATGCCTCCTGCCAGCTACCCTTCTCCAGATACGCCAGGATGATCTCAAACACTGCAAGAGAGATGAAAGCTTTCAAAACCAAACTAGAGCAGTAGAGCATTGGGAACAAGTTTGAGAGTCAAAGCACTTAGCCAACCTCTTCAAACAGCTTACTGTACAGCCAGGAAAATCAAGAATCCTTCGCTAAGCCCTGCCCTCATGATTACCGTTACTACACATGTCAAGCTTTCTGTTCCAGCGTTTCATGTATTAAGTTGACAGTGTTAACGGTGGCAAACCACCAAAAATTCTTAGTAACAATGAGTTCTTGATTTAAGATGGAAGCAGACTCAGACTCATTTTTAACTGCTGACTGTTGGCTTTGCTgtctgaaatgacaactgttgcAGGTGGATCTGATCAACtgtagttagctagctagctaattagcATTAGCTCAGCAAGCTAGTAACTCACTTTTTTAAGTCTTCAGCTGACTTGTATAAAAACAGAGGATAGGTTAAAATGGTTTCAGATATGCATGCGATACAGAGCAGGACATTGCTGGTGATGTAAATTCTGATATTGCATTATAAGGAACCAGCTCCTATACACATCAGTTCTAAACAGGGCTTTATAACGTAACTTGTAACCTCCTAAATAATGTAGTTACttaatgatttaatgatgaAGTAATACTAGGTTACTACTTCTGAAGGTGGCAAGCTAGTTAGCCAGGCATGCTAAGGTTAGCAGCTTATGTTAAAGCAGACAAACGCACAGTATTGATCCATTCACTTTCGTTCTtgtattttggttttggaaatgTGATATAACTAAAAGACCCTTCATAGTCTTCATGTATCAAGTATCTTTCTTACTAGAGCCCCATGCACTTCATCATATTGAGAAATGCAAAGCTTCAGCTGCTGTTCCTGAATACAGTTGCTAAACTAAGATTAGACATTTACGGTTTCATGGAGAGACTTAGGAAACGATCAAGTAACATACATGACCAATGTCTGCTAGCCCAATCACAACTAAACTGGTCAATGAAAAAAAGTGGGCTACTTTACCCCAAATACATCACATTCTAAAGCCACTTGTGGCCTGCTTTAAAACAACTGTTATCATGTCCATATATTGGTCTGATCATACTAGTCCTCACCATGATTGACTGCCAGAACCTTCCGACTGTTCATCTTGACAAAGCTGCTTAGAGGAAGCTGGGCATGATCAATCCCCAGCTCCTTCGCTCTCTCAAAGGTGATCCCCTGAAAGCCAAACAGAACACCAACTGTCTCAAATCATGAAGCAGGATGCATACATTTCACCTGAAGCATTTTCTCCATCATCTATTCAGCTTAGTTTGTCAAACCAGCAgctgtggagacagacagacagaccttGTGGTGGTTGTGGTCCACCAGGCCTCCTATCACATAGGCCTTTTTTGGGTCCAGCTCTTCCAGCACGTTGGGAGAGTCAGACGTCAGGTACACCAGCTCTTCCTTAGCCACAACTTCACTGTAGTGTTCTGTTGAGATGGTAATGTcctgcacacagacatgcaagcacacacgtAGACATATGGTACAAGTAGTCCATGTAAAAACTGTGGGATTTGTCTGTGCATATATACACAGACAAATTTCAAGTTTTCTTAATAACAATCATTTCAGGGCCAATTCACAGTTATttatggaagatttaaaatccctaaataaagacaaaccaaacaaaaaaataaagtgagatacaatacacatttattttgtatttcctttatatatttattgagTCATAATAATTGAAATACATGTTGAATGAAATTTACAGTAGCTTTGTCtttaataactgaataaatTGCATTGTGACATAAACTCTCCATgttaaaatcaaatcacaacagagAAAGTGAAGAGGTGTATAATATTACCAAGAACGGCACAGAACTGCCaatttttttccaatttaaGCCAAACAATTTTccttttaacttgtgtttttcatttaataatgGCAGTAAATGCATGcacaaaaaagggaaatacatatagtgtgtgtacaagtgtgtattgtatttcactttatttctgtttgatttgattgtaaTTTAGGCATGTTAAATCTTCCATACAGTCTAGATGCTACTGAAGGGGGTTTTCTGCcaagagaaaaatgaaactcAAAAATACAATTACATTAACAATGAAGTATAACAGGAACATTAGCAGCACTTTTAGATTATTAtctgattatatttttttattttctgtatggTAACTTTTTGATTCTATTTAGAAATTGGCCACAGAGACAAGAATATCTGCACATAAATATCATAATTAGATCATTTAGGATAAATTTGTGCAGCCACCAAATTGTTTTAGTTTGACAATTTAAGAGCACACAAAGCCGTTTTTTCCTCTTGAGAGCATATATACTGTGAGTCAATATCGTTGAACAAATTGTATCATGGTATAGATGCATTCTGCCAGCAAGAAAAGCATTATTGCAGTGCATCCCTGGCTAAGCTAAACACTAGCACAAAGCCTGAAGAGACAGTCCTATTataaagctgcttttttttttcaattttcagctTGGTCAAAATCATGAAGTTGTTTTCAGAcaagttaataaaaaatatttagattttattacattcacatttaattCAGAAAAAGTATTGTTCAGTTCTACAGCCCCTTAGACAGTGTTGCTTCACATAGTTTCTCTTCtctgtaaaaatgtctttgtgtagCTTATGGCATGGGAGCTCTTTACCATTTTGCAGTGTTTTCAATTACTTTTCTTCCAGGTGAATACATGATGGTGGATGCTGTCTGCTGTATGTTCATTACTCATGGTGAGACTGACTGTGGCAACTACATGCACCATCACACGCTAAACCTCTATCCTGCCTGTAAAGCAAATACCAgactgaaaagagaaaagggtTAACTGCTCTGGCTGCTTACCTTCCAGTTCACCCATCCTTTGTCTTTTGCATCCATACTCTGTTTCAGCTGTCCTCCGAGGCTTGTTAGATAAAACTGGAGAAAGTAGAGCAGAGGTCAAGCGTTAGACATCGTCTCCACTGGTTTCATGTGTTAATCAGTACTCACTCACCTGGACTGGATGTAGGGCTCGTCTGTTCTCAGCATAGCACCGCTGGATCTGTTTGTGAAGTTTGCAAACATCCTGAAGAGACAACAAGAACATTGGTCGATAAGAGCCCAGTTAATATCTCTGAATCTACACATGGAAGTCCACCCTCTGAAGTGTCTCCCAGAACAGTTCACCTTGACCAACATGAGGCTGTCAAAGCTGCAGTCCACCACCAGCCTCAGTGAGCTGGGCGTCACCTCTCTGCGTGGACGTTTCCTGGCACTCTGGGcttcacctccctcctcctcatgATGATTTTGCCTCTGCAGGCGACGCTGCTGCTTCCTCTCCTTTCGTCTCTGCCTGCAGCAGAAAGCACAAGTCAGATACTGCCAACGTGGGCGATGACGCGACACTAAACTCCAACTCTCCCATAATATTCAAAACACATAACTATCCCGGATAAACTACACTCAGCAAGGACAGTCCACGCTGGATTTCATGGTGTGTTTAGGATCATTATCGTGTTGTAGAAGCCATCCTCTgttcagcttcagctttttaCAGACGATGTGAGGTTTGCTTCCagaatttgctggtatttaGTGGAATCCATTCTTCCCTCCACCCCTGCAATGTTTCCTGTGTAACTGCTGCAACACAACCCCAAAGCATGAAAGATCCACTCCCATGCTTAACAGTTGGCCTGTTGCTGCTCCTTTTCCCCCCCAAACATACCTTTGCTAATTGTGGCCAAAGAGttctattttaacttcatcagCTCTTGTTTCCAAAACGCATCAGGCTTCTGTAGATGTGCCGTTGCATACTTCTGACGTTGGATTTTATGATGAGGATGCAGGTAAGGCTTTCTTCTACTGACTCTTCCATGAAGGTCTTGTTTGTACGAGCATCGCTGTACAGTGGAACAATGTACCACCACTCCTGAGTCTGCTAaatcttcctgcaggttttttgcagtcaaatggGGCTTCCGATTTGCCTTTCTGACCAGCATACCAGCAGTTCCCTCCAAGAGTTTTCTTGGTCTTCCAGATCTCATCTTGACCTCCACAAACAACAAACGCTTTCCAATATAATACAcaccagtacaccaccacccactgcaagctcaataatgaacataaagtagaattatcacctttctgagaACGTCAACTAAAACTGAATATGTATAAGCTTCTTAAAAGTAGAATTGATAGCacagctgttgtattggattacgttagattgcacaggtgttcctaataaagtgctcggtgaATGTATGTCGCATCTAACTATGGACTTATTTGTTTGCGTAAGGTTTATCCATATTCATCAGTGGTCtttttatgtgaaatatgtttCATTATTGGAATGGAGTTTGTCTTGACAGAACACTGAAGCCAAcactttgacatttaaaaagtacaaacagCATGATATGCTACATCAACAGACAACTGTAATCACACTGAAATGCAGTAATAAATGCATTAATGAGACAGACAGTATTAAACTGAGATTTCTTACTTTCGTAgttccctctcttcttcccatttctgctgcttcaggagCTTCTTCCTCTGCCTTTTCGACAGAGTTTGgttttctgctgcagcttcCCCGTTACTGCTCACAGTCTTTTCACTCAACTTGTTTTCTCCGTTttcactgtcctgctgctgggACGAAGCCTCACTTTTCACGCTGTCATCAGCCATCAGTGAAGAGTGCAGATAGCTGGAAGTTAGCTGCTTGCTAATGTTTCTGTGTCAACCAGCTGCTGACTTTAGGTGGTTGACGAGGTTTTGCAGGAAGCTCACTGACCGCATTTAATAGCCAATAAAAGGTCGTCACTGTATAATTCAACGACAACGTTGAAAGCAGTAAGAAAGTAATACTGGACAACTACACAGGCTGTTCAACTTAGCCACCATTCCACATGTATATTATTGTGGCGCATAATGACGTCGTTTAACCGCGCCAGATGCATTCAGATGCTGTCGGACGTATTATCGACTTCGGTTTGAATCTCCTGTAAAAAATCATAATTGACAACATTTTTGTAGTTTCTGCCTGATAACTAAATTGGCAAGTCGTCACATTTATGTTCGGACAGTACACAAGCGTCTTCAacagctgatgatgtcatcttttgCCAATGTGTCAAAATAAGCGTCTAGTATACGTGTACTTATACGTGGTTCAAACAAAGCAtctattttaactgttttctaCAACAATATCAAAAACAACACCGGCCACTTAAAAACGTCATTCACTATTAGCTTACTTGCAACCAAAATCACTTTGAAGGAACAAGAAAATGGTGTAAAATCAAAACACTACAAGAAGAGTTAACGAGGAGCACTTGAAGGCAACATCGGTTATAGAAGCCAGGTATGGTTTTACTTGAACTTTAAAATATGATTCAGGAACTTAATGAAATCAACGAATCTTTTATAATTAACTCGTGACATTAAACTGATTTGAATTAATGTAGTGCTGAGTGTTAACTCATGAAATTAAGTTCCTAAAGAGACATAGTCAGCATATTAGCATACTACCTGCATGCATCATGCATGGTTTGGCATGCATTGTTATGACAATCTTAAGTTCAGATCCACTTCCATGTTTTTTCTAGAGCTGTCAACCATAttacagtcttcatcagcaatAAACTAACAAACTTCATCTGCTGGAACCACATGATATAGTTAAAGCTCTGGGAGAGGCTagtaagtggactttgagtGGGATTGTTTGTACAAACTATATTAATTCATTGGTTGTTCTAAAAGACATTGTAACACAATGATGAATACTTATTAGGACTATGTAGTAGAGAATAAATTAACCCAGATTTCAATTCTGTTGACCCAGAAAAAGTGTCCTCATTaagaaatatttatattattttacataaacTAAGTGGTATACTTTCATATTTAAAGTATCCTTGGCACATGTTTAAAAGCTGTAACTACTGGCATTATGGATGGTCATGagtttctcattttttaataaaccaTCAGTTCTGCAGGTATGAATATTTATAAAGTCATCCATAAAGGGTCCATCAATAAAGACCAccattaattattaatgaatacATTAGTTTCTGTGGCAATGTACATTGCAAAATAGccagagacatacagtatgtgtgaggTATGGCTCTGGATGTGATGGAATGCATTGCAGACACACTGGGATTAGATGCCTCTATACAGTTAGGGCTCTGCAACATGAGCTTGCAGCCATCCACCTGCATCCCTTCCTAACCCAGTTATTATATAGGCCCACAGCCAGCAGATAAGCCTTTAACACTGACCGCTTATTTAGCACACATTCCAGCATCAACAGTGCTAAGCCACATTTCAGTCTTGCAAAGTTGTCAGTGCTCAATGGGATTTTGATAAAGATGGAAACTTTAAAGggtcattaaaaaataaaataaaatccacatttaaaaaaaatgtccagacCAGTCAATGaatcccctcccctccctaattagttaaaggaatagttcgacattttgggaaatacgccaTATTCCCAAAAAAGTTAAACTATTTTAAATGATCATAACATATAATCATGATACAATAGCTCATTTGTGTCTTTTACAACATTAACTGTATGCATTCTTTCCAATTTTTGTTGTATAACCGCAGATTCATACAGACCCTAAAACACTGAATCCAAAACCTAGAACAACTTACCTGATGCTGTATGTGGTCACTTGTGTTCAAGTGTACCACTCCTGTCACAGGTTCAGGGATCAAGGGACCAAGAAATGTAGTTAAAGATAAGCAGATGATTCAAAACTccattgtgttttaatgtggtttAAGCAAAAGTACTGCCACTGTCAAGACATTTTTGAGAAGGCAAGTGAAGAAACTAAAAACTAAGCCTCCAGTTAAGTTTTAATTAGGTTATTGCTGGGTGTGGGTGATACTGTAGATAATTTATGAACAACggtgaacaaatgaaaaacatgagtGGCAGGTCTGTAAAAGGGTTCCATATTTATTGAATTTTCACAATGCAcaaacacttttaacaacatCATGTGACATAACATCCCTTGCACCCCTGACACAACTTTGAACCGACAGTGTCCATTtgcaaaacacatcaaaattaaaaacCTATAATTCACCTTTCTTTCTTGGACAGAACACTGTAAGTTTTTTCATTGCGTCATTTCTCTTTATTCACCTAAAGCCACGTCCCCTTGCTGCACATTCACTACTTCATTACCAATAAGAGTCCCTACGTTCCAAAAGTCTCTCTCCATACTTCCATTGACCTTCACAACACCCTCATCTAGACCTttgaaaacaatatttacacTTATTTTCTATtgcacagaagtaaaaaaaaaacaacaacaaaagaactAATCTTCATGCACATTCAAATACTGCTGCAATATTATTTTCAAAGTGTTGCAATAACCACAAAACATTGCAATTGTAGACATCACCACTGTCtgaataaataatcatttaatagATCTAACTGCATTAGTGGGATGAGTAACTTCATTAACCATTATGTGAACTTATGAAGTTCACT
Encoded proteins:
- the trmt10a gene encoding RNA (guanine-9-)-methyltransferase domain-containing protein 2; its protein translation is MADDSVKSEASSQQQDSENGENKLSEKTVSSNGEAAAENQTLSKRQRKKLLKQQKWEEERELRKQRRKERKQQRRLQRQNHHEEEGGEAQSARKRPRREVTPSSLRLVVDCSFDSLMLVKDVCKLHKQIQRCYAENRRALHPVQFYLTSLGGQLKQSMDAKDKGWVNWKDITISTEHYSEVVAKEELVYLTSDSPNVLEELDPKKAYVIGGLVDHNHHKGITFERAKELGIDHAQLPLSSFVKMNSRKVLAVNHVFEIILAYLEKGSWQEAFFTILPQRKGAVAVTQDGTAIQEKEEEDSDSDSDPDTPDQTEKSA